TTCCGGGCCCGGCGCTCCCCAGGTCGCTCTTCCGGCTAGGGGTCACGCCGGGCCCGGACGCCGGTGGCCCCGGCTGCCGCAGGTGCGTCGCGAAGCCGTTGCTCGGCCCGGTCACCTCCCGGTGAGTTTCCTGACTGGTCTGGCGGTGATGGCGTACTCGGTGAAGTGGCCACGTGCGGTGAACCCGAGGCGAGGTGGACGGGTTCGCCATCGGCGGATGCCCGCCTCAAAGCCACGGCGCTCGTCCGCCAACTGAAATACTCGGTCTCGGCGCGGCGGTCTCGGCTCCTGCGTGGCTACTGGTCCCAGGCTGCGCCGAGCGCCAGCAGGCGCTCGCGGTACTCGATGACCTCGACCCATTCCGGCGGCCAGGCCGCCGCCCCGTGGCACGCGCCGGCGAACGCCCCGGCCAGCGCGGCAATCGAGTCGGAGTCCCCGCCGGAGTAGGCGCCGCGGCGCACGGCGGCCGGCGGGTCGTCGGGGTGCTGGAGGAAGCAGAACAGCGCGGTGGCGAACGCCTCCTCGGCGATCCACCCCTCGCCGGTGGCCAGGCAGGGGTCGGCGTCCGGATCGGCGTCCGGCAGCGCGGCCTCGACCCGGTCCAGGACGGCCAGGCACTCCTGCCAGCCACGGGAGATGAAGGAGACCCGGTCCACATCCTGGGCGTGCTCGGCCAGATTGCCCAGCCAGTCGGCCCGGTACACCGTCCGGTTCGCCTCCGCGTAGGCACGCAGCAGAGGCAGCAAGTCCTGCGGGTCCGTGCCCTGGACCAGCAGGTGGACGGTGTGCGCGGTCACATCGCCGGCTGCCAGCGCGGTGGGGTGCCCGTGGGTGAGGCCCGACTGCAACTGGGCCGCGCCGGAGCGCTGTTCAGCACTCAGCCCCGGGACCAGGCCGATCGGTGCGACCCGCATGTTCGCCCCGCAGCCCTTGGACCCCACCACGCTCGCCCGCTGCCAGGGACCGCCCCGCTCCAGCGCCTCGCACGCGCGCAGGCACGTCCCCCCGGGAGCCCGGTTGTTCTCCGGCGAGTGATACCAGCTCAGGAAGTGCGCCCGCACCGGCGGTTCCATGCGCCCGGCGGTAAGCGGCCCGCCGGCCAGCACCGTGTGCAGCGCCTCGCCGAGGGCGAGCGTCATCTGCGTGTCGTCCGTGACGTACGCCGTGCCCGAGGAGACCGGCAGCGGGAGCGAACGCCACTCCCCGAACTCCGCCTCGATCTGGGCGAAAGTGTTGAACTCGGTGGGAAAGCCCATGGCATCCCCGATGGCCAGCCCCAGCAGTGCCCCCGTCGCACGCGTCATCCCGCACCCACCCCCAACGTCGTCCCGGTCCCCCGATCCTAGGAGGCCCGGGCAGCCCCGGCAGCGGCGCGCCCCCAGCCCCTCGGCGACCAGCCCGTCGCCCCACACGCCCAGCACCGCGCCACCCGCATCGTCCAGTTCCCGGCCCGAAGCGGAGTCGGCGAAGAAGGGCGCACGAGCGGCGGCAAGCGGCCTCGATGCCTCCCTTCAGCGCGACAACGGTCGGGCGCGCCGCGCGGGAGCCGGCCGGCTCGCCAAGCTCCCGCGCAGCAGCGCAGGCTTCAGTTCCCTTTCCGGCAGATGCCTGTCAGCCGGTCGTCATTGCGCACGCTCGCTGCCCCCGAGGTGCTGAGGACGTGGCAGCCGGCGTCCACCCGGACGGCGATGCGGTCGCCGTCGCGTTCGCCCCGGACGGGGCTGCCGTCGACGAACACCACCGCTCCCTCGTGGCCCTCGGGTACGGGCACACTGACCGTCCCGGTGGTGTTGCCGGGCATCTGGACGCCGAGGTCCTGCCGGTCGCCGGACCGGTGGAAGGAGACCGCGATCGTGCCCTTGACCGTCGGCAGCGTGACGGAGCCGAAGCGTTGGTCGCCTGTCTGGGGCTTGACCTGGAAGGTCGCGTAGCCCGGCGAGGTGGGTTCGATGCCGTACATGTCGCGTGGGATGACGTAGGCGGGAGCCGTCGCCCAGGGGTGCGACCAGGTCATGTTGCTCTTCTGGCCCGGGTCCCAGGCTTCGCCGGTGGCGCCGGCGCCGATGTCGAGCATGTGCAGCCAGCCGTTCGTGCCGGTGGAGGTCAGCAGGTCGAGCGCGTCCTGACCGTGGCCGGCGCCGTACAGGGCCTCCAGCAGGAACCCGGAGCAGTAGACGCTGCAGGCCATGCCGCGGGAGGAGATGTAGTCCGCGACTGCGCCGCGCCGGCCGGCGTCGTCCGGGACCCCGAACGCCGACGGGAAGACGCTCGCGTGCACCGCGTGGTGGCCGGTCGGGACGTCGTCCCTGTCCAGTCCGTCGTCGTAGGCGCCCTGCCCCGGGTCGTAGAACCTGGTGTTCAGGGCGTCGCGGATCGTCCGGGCCTTCGCCCGGAATTCCTCGGCGTCGCTCGTGTGGCCGAGTTCGCGGGCGATGGTCTCCATCTGCCGGTAGTTGCTGTACGCGAGGGCGTTGAGGACGGTGTTCTGGTCGGTGAACCGGTAGCCGTCGCGCTGGCTGTCGGGCCAGTCGACGATGGCGTCGCGCTGGACGATGGTGCCGGTGGCCGGGCCGTAGTCCTCGTCGAGCAGTTTCGGCTTGAGCGTGTCGTAGGCGCGCTCGATCTGGGCGGTGGATCCAGTGCGTTGCCAGGTGTCGTACACGGCGCTGATCACGTACATCGGCCATTCGGTCGGCCAGGTGCGGTTCTCCTCGAAGTAGTCCATGGAGTACTGGCTGAGCGTCGGGTCCTCGGCGAGGTGGAGGTTGGACAGAAGCTGGATGTAGGCGTCGGCCTCGTAGTTGGTGCGTTCGCGGGTCCAGGAGTCGGTGAAGAAGTTCTGGTTGGCGGTCTCGATGGTGTCCTTGGTGAACTGCCAGACCCTGACGAGATCGGGGTCGGAGGAGGTCAGCTCGGCCGCGTCGCGGTCGAAGGGGTAGACCATGGCGAGCGCGCTCAGGTTCTCCTTCGTGATCGGGACGGGTGAGTCGACGATGTTCAGGTAGCGGAAGACGCGCATGCCCCAGGTGTCGAGGGTCTGCCGGCCGTCTCGGAGGGTGAGCACGTCCTCGTACGTGTTGCCGGTGCGCATCCGGTAGCGGGCGGTGTGCGGAGCCGACAGTTCCTCACCGAATCGCAGCCGGACCTGCTGGTCCTGCCGGCCGTCCAGGGTGAGCCGGACGCCGCCCATCCAGGTGCGGCCGAAGTCGACGAAGTAGTCGCCGCCGCCGAGATCGACGATCTTCTGGGGGGCGTGCGTCTGCTCCTCGACCTTCGCGAACGGTGTGGGGGCGAGCTTCTCGTACGGCTCCTTGACCTCGGGGGCGGTCCAGCCCTGGCCGGTGAAGCCCGGCTTCCTGAACCCGTCCGGGAACGCGGCCATGGTGACGTCTTCCCGGGGGGCGTACCAGTAGTTCGTGCCGATGCTCTCCGTCGACGTCCAGATGTCGCTTCCGGTCCTGGCCTGCCAGCCGGCTCCCGTGCCGAGGGTCTGGGTGGTGCCGTCGGTGTAGCGCACGATCACGTGGGCCTGGAAGCGCCGGTCCTTGGTGGCGTAGGCGATCGCCGAGAGCGTGTGCGGGCCGCGTTCGCGGAGCCGGTCCGTGAGGTCGAAGCCGTCGTAGCGGACCTCGTCGCCGGTCGGGCTCGTCGGCCCGAGCCCGACGAACTCTCCGTCCAGGTACATCTTGTACACGTACTGCTTGGCGCTGGAGAACGCGGAGCCGGTGGCAAAGACGGTGGCCCAGGCGACCTTCTTGCCCGGCGCGAGCGAGAAGTCGTCCCGGAACAGCGCCCAGTCGTTGGCGAGGTTGGCGTTGAGGCAGTCGACTCCGGTTCCGAGGCTGAGCGCTCCGTCCTGGACGGTCCCGCAAGGGAAGCCTGCCGCGGGATCGTCGAAGTCGTTGCGGTACAGCTCGTCACCGTCGCCGGTCAGGTCGGTGACGCGGACATCGTCCACGACGCCCGTCTCGCTGCCGCCGTTGCGGAAGCCTATGACGCCCTCGGCGTAGGTGGTGTCGGTACGGCGGTCCACGACGCGGCCGTCGAGCGACGTGGTGAGGGTGGAGCCGACGGCTTCGATGCTGACCCGGTGCTCGGCGCCGGTCTTCAACTCCGTCCCGAGCGGCACCGGGGCGCCGGCACGGAATGTGCCGTCGGTCTGGATGTGCGGCACCAGGGTGCTGGAGTTGGCGGCGCCGGCCGCCCGGAACTGCCACATGTAGCCGTTCCTTTTGTCCGGGGACCGGAAGCGCACGCCGAGCGCGGTACGGGTGACCGTGAGCGTCAGGTCGACGCGGTAGTCGGTCCACTTCTCACCAGCGGGCGGGCGGGGCCACACGGGGGCCGAATTTCCCCAGTCGGCGCCGGGACCTGTGCCGAACGAGGCGGACTCGGACCACCCGGAGGGCCGGCGGTCGTCATCCCAGACCTGCACGCGCCACCGGTACCGCTCCCCCGCCCGGAGCGCGGGACCGGCGTAGCGCACCGCCGACGACTGCGCGGATGCGACCTTGCCGGTCGCCCACACCGGGCGGCCCGCGCCGACGCGCGTCACCTCGATCTTGTACGCGCCCTGCCGGCGCAGCGCCGACTGCCAGCCGAACTCGACCGTCCCGGTGATGTCCACGTCCGTGGGAGCCGGCAGCGAGTTCGTCCGCAGCCCGGTCGGCGCCGACGGCCGCTCGGGCGCGCGGGACACTCCCTGCTCGTCCGTGGTCCCCGCGGCCGGCGCGGTGAGGGCGGCGACCGACGCGAGCACCGCGGCCACGACGGTGACGGCGCGCCAGGGCCCGGGTCTTCTTCTCCGAAGTCTCATGGGTGCCCCCTCATTTATTGAAACGATTCAATTTATGTGTGCAGCGGAACCGTATTTCGCTTTAAATCCCGCGTCAATATGCGCTGACACGATTCATGGAATCTGAAGACGTCCACTCAGGCCCACCTCAGTCGGCGGCGTCGGTGAGCAAGGGACCCCGGCAGAGCGGGTGTTGGCCCGACGACCCGGCATCGGTGGCGGCGGTCTCTGTAACGCGCCTGAAAAGAGCGCGGGCTAGCGTGGCCGGACTCCGGGCAGGGACGGCCCCGGAGGGAGCCGAGCCGGAAGGCAGGTGGGACGCGTGCGACTGACCCCCCGGGAGCAGGAGCGGCTGCTCATCCATGTGGCCGCGGACGTCGCCGAGAAGCGCCGGACGCGCGGCCTGCGGCTCAACCACCCGGAGGCGGTCGCGCTCATCACCTCCCACGTACTGGAAGGCGCCCGCGACGGCCGCAGCGTCGCCGACCTGATGGCCTCCGGCCGCAAGGTCCTCACCCGCGACGACGTCATGGACGGCATCCCCGAGATGCTGCGCGACGTGCAGGTGGAGGCGACCTTTCCGGACGGCACCAAGCTCGTCACCGTCCACGACCCCATCGCCTGACGGGAGGACCGCGTGATGATCCCGGGAGAGATCCGCTACGGCGACGGGGCCGTCCGCCTCAACGAGGGCGCGGACGTCGTCCGGCTCACCGTGCTCAACGCCGCCGACCGGCCGGTCCAGGTCGGCTCCCACTATCACTTCGCCGAGGCCAACCCGGGCCTGGAGTTCGACCGCGCCGTCGCCCGCGGCAGGCGCCTCGGCATCGCCGCGGGCACCTCCGTGCGCTTCGAGCCGGGCGTACCCGTGGAGGTCGCACTGGTGCCGATCGCCGGCCGGCGCGTGGTGCCGGGGCTGCGCGGCGAGACGGGCGGGGCGCTCGATGGCTGAGCTGTCCCGGGCCGCGTACGCCGACCTCTTCGGGCCGACCACCGGCGACCGCATCCGGCTCGCCGACACCGACCTGCTGATCGAGATCGAGGAGGACCGCTCCGGTGGCCCGGGGCGCGCGGGCGACGAGGCGGTCTTCGGCGGCGGCAAGGTCATCCGCGAGTCCATGGGTGTCTCCCGCTCCGCCCGCGCCGACGGCACCCCCGACACCGTGATCACCGGCGCCGTCGTTCTCGACCACTGGGGCATCGTCAAGGCCGACGTCGGTGTCCGCGACGGGCGCGTCACGGCGCTCGGCAAGGCGGGCAACCCCGACACCATGGACGGCGTGCACCCCGAGCTGGTCATCGGCCCGGAGACCGAAGTCGTCGCGGGCAACGGCAAGATCCTCACCGCGGGCGCCGTCGACGCCCACGTCCACTTCATCTGCCCCCAGCTCGCCGACGAGGCGCTCGCCTCGGGCGTCACCACCCTCATCGGCGGTGGTACGGGCCCCGCCGAGGGCAGCAAGGCCACCACCGTCACCCCCGGGCCGTGGCACCTGGCCCGGATGCTGGAGGCCATGGACGGCGTCCCCGTCAACGTCGGCCTGCTGGGCAAGGGCAGCACCGTCTCCAGTGAGGCGATGCGCAGCCAACTGCGCGGCGGTGCCCTCGGCTTCAAGATCCACGAGGACTGGGGGGCCACCCCCGCCGTCATCGACGCCTGCCTCGCCGTCTGCGAGGAGACCGGCGCGCAGCTCGCCCTCCACAGCGACACCCTCAACGAGGCCGGCTTCGTCGGCGACACCCTCGCCGCCCTCGCCGGCCGCACCGTCCACGCCTACCACGCCGAGGGCGCCGGCGGAGGCCACGCCCCCGACATCATCACCGTCGTCTCCTCCCCCCACGTCCTGCCCAGCTCCACCAACCCGACCCGCCCGCACACCGTCAACACCGTCGAGGAGCACCTCGACATGCTGATGGTCTGCCACCACCTGAACCCTGCCGTGCCCGAGGACCTGGCTTTCGCCGAGTCCCGCATCCGGCCCACGACGATCGCCGCGGAGGACGTCCTGCACGACCT
The Streptomyces sp. CNQ-509 DNA segment above includes these coding regions:
- a CDS encoding ADP-ribosylglycohydrolase family protein, producing MTRATGALLGLAIGDAMGFPTEFNTFAQIEAEFGEWRSLPLPVSSGTAYVTDDTQMTLALGEALHTVLAGGPLTAGRMEPPVRAHFLSWYHSPENNRAPGGTCLRACEALERGGPWQRASVVGSKGCGANMRVAPIGLVPGLSAEQRSGAAQLQSGLTHGHPTALAAGDVTAHTVHLLVQGTDPQDLLPLLRAYAEANRTVYRADWLGNLAEHAQDVDRVSFISRGWQECLAVLDRVEAALPDADPDADPCLATGEGWIAEEAFATALFCFLQHPDDPPAAVRRGAYSGGDSDSIAALAGAFAGACHGAAAWPPEWVEVIEYRERLLALGAAWDQ
- a CDS encoding family 78 glycoside hydrolase catalytic domain, with product MRLRRRRPGPWRAVTVVAAVLASVAALTAPAAGTTDEQGVSRAPERPSAPTGLRTNSLPAPTDVDITGTVEFGWQSALRRQGAYKIEVTRVGAGRPVWATGKVASAQSSAVRYAGPALRAGERYRWRVQVWDDDRRPSGWSESASFGTGPGADWGNSAPVWPRPPAGEKWTDYRVDLTLTVTRTALGVRFRSPDKRNGYMWQFRAAGAANSSTLVPHIQTDGTFRAGAPVPLGTELKTGAEHRVSIEAVGSTLTTSLDGRVVDRRTDTTYAEGVIGFRNGGSETGVVDDVRVTDLTGDGDELYRNDFDDPAAGFPCGTVQDGALSLGTGVDCLNANLANDWALFRDDFSLAPGKKVAWATVFATGSAFSSAKQYVYKMYLDGEFVGLGPTSPTGDEVRYDGFDLTDRLRERGPHTLSAIAYATKDRRFQAHVIVRYTDGTTQTLGTGAGWQARTGSDIWTSTESIGTNYWYAPREDVTMAAFPDGFRKPGFTGQGWTAPEVKEPYEKLAPTPFAKVEEQTHAPQKIVDLGGGDYFVDFGRTWMGGVRLTLDGRQDQQVRLRFGEELSAPHTARYRMRTGNTYEDVLTLRDGRQTLDTWGMRVFRYLNIVDSPVPITKENLSALAMVYPFDRDAAELTSSDPDLVRVWQFTKDTIETANQNFFTDSWTRERTNYEADAYIQLLSNLHLAEDPTLSQYSMDYFEENRTWPTEWPMYVISAVYDTWQRTGSTAQIERAYDTLKPKLLDEDYGPATGTIVQRDAIVDWPDSQRDGYRFTDQNTVLNALAYSNYRQMETIARELGHTSDAEEFRAKARTIRDALNTRFYDPGQGAYDDGLDRDDVPTGHHAVHASVFPSAFGVPDDAGRRGAVADYISSRGMACSVYCSGFLLEALYGAGHGQDALDLLTSTGTNGWLHMLDIGAGATGEAWDPGQKSNMTWSHPWATAPAYVIPRDMYGIEPTSPGYATFQVKPQTGDQRFGSVTLPTVKGTIAVSFHRSGDRQDLGVQMPGNTTGTVSVPVPEGHEGAVVFVDGSPVRGERDGDRIAVRVDAGCHVLSTSGAASVRNDDRLTGICRKGN
- a CDS encoding urease subunit gamma; translated protein: MRLTPREQERLLIHVAADVAEKRRTRGLRLNHPEAVALITSHVLEGARDGRSVADLMASGRKVLTRDDVMDGIPEMLRDVQVEATFPDGTKLVTVHDPIA
- a CDS encoding urease subunit beta, translating into MIPGEIRYGDGAVRLNEGADVVRLTVLNAADRPVQVGSHYHFAEANPGLEFDRAVARGRRLGIAAGTSVRFEPGVPVEVALVPIAGRRVVPGLRGETGGALDG
- a CDS encoding urease subunit alpha, with translation MAELSRAAYADLFGPTTGDRIRLADTDLLIEIEEDRSGGPGRAGDEAVFGGGKVIRESMGVSRSARADGTPDTVITGAVVLDHWGIVKADVGVRDGRVTALGKAGNPDTMDGVHPELVIGPETEVVAGNGKILTAGAVDAHVHFICPQLADEALASGVTTLIGGGTGPAEGSKATTVTPGPWHLARMLEAMDGVPVNVGLLGKGSTVSSEAMRSQLRGGALGFKIHEDWGATPAVIDACLAVCEETGAQLALHSDTLNEAGFVGDTLAALAGRTVHAYHAEGAGGGHAPDIITVVSSPHVLPSSTNPTRPHTVNTVEEHLDMLMVCHHLNPAVPEDLAFAESRIRPTTIAAEDVLHDLGAISVISSDSQAMGRIGEVVLRTWQTAHVMKKRRGALPGDGRADNLRARRYVAKYTVNPAVANGVDHEIGSVEPGKLADLVLWDPAFFGVKPHLVIKGGQIAYAQMGDANASIPTPQPVLPRPMYGAAGRAPHANSVSFVSPLALDGHLRDRLGLGKPMVAASSTRSLTKADMRLNDATPDVRVDADTFTVTIDGDVVEPAPAAELPMAQRYFLF